Within the Cryptococcus neoformans var. neoformans B-3501A chromosome 1, whole genome shotgun sequence genome, the region GTTATTCCATATCTCCCTTGAGATCAGGTCCCAGGTATTCAGGTTTGAACATGAAACTTGAGAACCTAAAAAGGCGAGAAGTGTGAAGCATGGGTAAAGATATTACAGACCAAAGAAGTCGAACAAGAGCACAGTCCTGTCTCAAGAGATTTGCTGGGTCTTGCGGGCCGTAGCTGTATTAGCTGCAAAATTTCTAATTGCAAAGATGTACCATAGGCTACAGGCGACGGGCGACGGACAATGGGACTACCATCATGACGACATGCTCCCCTCCTTTTCCGCATATGCTTCGCTCAACACCTACGCCATCTGCAACTGTCATTCCTCACCGACCAACGATATTTGGGAAGAGTGcatccctcttcttgaTTTGAACGCCTTCTGGGAAAAGATCCGCCCCCTTCGCTCAATCAGCCGAGTAAGTTGTGCCACACAGTCTTGAAGCCAGATAATTCTGCCTAGCTACTCTTGAAACATGTTACGGCGGACTAGGGCTACTGTCACGCTATGTCGTCGCCCTTGTCGCTAGAACCACAGTCAATGAAGCGGCTGAAGAAGTCGTAAAAAAGGTATGTATGTCAACGGCTCCCTGAGACCCGAAGACAGACGGTTGAGGAAGGCCCGTTTATATGGCACAGCTTGCAAGGTGCGAGAAGATATGGGAACATCAGCCAGAGGGACTGCTcgatggaaggaaaggaggaagttCATGCTAGAACATTGCATGCAATGTTCTCGGAGCGGCCATCTCCAATATCTTACTACCCGCTGCTATCGCTCGACGATGCTTTCATTTCCACCAGCCTCCACGACTCATACTCATTCCTTACTCCATCTACCCCAACTGCCCTGCCGGCAACCAAAGGAACGCCGCGGCCACGAAGGAATCTGCCCAGGTCGAAGCACACACTTTCATGCCCTGCACAACTgcatcgtcttcctctcacaCTCTAATTTGCCAGCCTGCCCAACATCGTCACCCTCGAACACCTTACAGACAAGCGGCAATGGCGAAATAATGTGCGAATCCTAGGACGAGCCCGATGAGATCCCGTAGATTACGATCAGAAGATTTACTCTCTCCATCAATACAGCGCCCGGCCCATCACTGCCAATAGACGTGAACCCGGGGAGTCAATCTATGACTTTGTCCTTAGCCAATGCCTCAAGTCGCTGCGAAACCGGACAGTAGCCGTCACATTCAGGCCCCTCATCGTCTCAAGCGAGGTTTGATTGAAGAGAGTACAGAGGAGGAACTTAAGAGTTTAGTAAATTTGAAATGAATGAACAACGGTCTTCAAACAGTGTGAGCTGTAGGATCTGTATTAGGCTTGAATAGGGGTCGAATTTGGGAACAATGTTCTCGTATATCGTATACATACGCCACGCCACGTTAATAAGATTGGTTTTGCTTTCGTCCGATGTCAGAACAGCGACTTCCTTTTTCTGTCTGCCGTAGACCCGAGAAACAGTGATGAAGGCTGGATAACGCCCTACACGGTGACACATATCTTGCCAAAATGCTTGCCATCAGCCATGTACTGATATGCCTCCTTCAGGTTTTCGAAGTCGAAAACCTAGTAAAATATCAGCCCTTTGGTTCTTTAGGCTTTGAGTCCCTTTGAGTGTGTAGAACAAACCTTGTCTATGACAGGTTTGACATTGCCGACTTCTAATGCCGAGatcattctcttctcgtcctcaCGGTTGCAGACGAAGACTCCACGGACATAACTTCCGGAATATAGGATAGTCTGCGCCAGGTCCTCTTCCAAAATCTCCTTGGGTATGTCTTTATAGGTACTAAGGTAGCCTATCCGCCAAGGATGAGCAATAATCTTGAAAAGGGAACCACTCTTACCTGAAACGGCTACAAGACCTCCTCTTCGGGTGCTCCTGATACTCTTGCCAATTGTTCCTCTGCCGCCAATCTCAATAACGAAGTTCGCTCCCTTCCCCTCAGTGATCCTACgcacttcttcatcccattTGTCTATCCTGGAATAGTCAATGGTATGAATTGTATCGGCAAAGTTACCCTTGACGAGAGGTTTGAGAAGATCGACTACGCGATCAAGCTTCGATTGGGACGAAGAAGTGACAATGACCTTTGCGCCAGATATGAGGGCAATTTGAGCAGCACAAAGAGAGACACCGCCGGTACCGAGGCAAAGAACAGTATCACCAGACTGAAGCCGAGGATGATGGGAATAGAGACTGCTCCAGGCAGTGGCATATGCGATCTGACATTATTAGCATTATTACGAAATTGTGGGAAGTCATGACAATTCACTGCTAAGGTTGAGGCATCTTGGTGCGAAAAACTCTTCGGGATCTTTACAGCTTCTGACTACGCTAGGGAGTCAGCCAAGCTTACGATTTGAACAATACTATTTCAAACTTTACCTGGTCGCAGACGAAATACTCCGCTGCAACCCCGTTCCTTGCTCCACCAATCCCTCTGTTCATACTGTCCAATGtcacatcttcatcctgtTCGCTACCCATCAGCCAAGACGATTACTCCATCTCAAACAGGTCAACTTGCCTGATGATGTCCTTGGAATATAATGGGCGTGACGCGGTCGCCAACTTTGAAGTCGGTAACATCATCACCTACAGCGGCAATCTCTCCGCTTGCATCTTCCTATGCTTCAGTAAAATAACCTGCAAGTCACATGGAAATTACACACCAGAAACTGGGACAATTCCGTCGGGGATTGGATGTGGAGCTGGATATTGGTTAGTAGCGATTTGCAAATCACGGGCGTTCAAAGACAACGCTTTGATATTTATCAGAATCTTTTATCCAAGTGAGATTTAATATACGACCCAGTAGCGGATTGTTGCACTTACCTCTGTCGATTTCTTGATttgcggaagaggagcacCTTGCTCAAAGGTGATACCGCTCAAATCGTTGCGGTGCACGAGGACGTATCTTTTCATGGTCTTAGGAGAACTCATCTTGGCAGTTTTCTAGAAGGGGATTCTACGGAGGGAGCCAGAAATCTCTCCTAGTAAGTATCAGTGTGTATGTACTGTACATAAGTCAGAAGTACATGCACCTCGCTCACGCACTGCTTTGTAAGCAAGTGCGGCCCGGTTCGTAAAAAGTGGAGGCAAGTCATTTCTTCCATGTCATCAGATACGTCACTTCCAACTAAGGACAAGCAGCAGAGAGATAACTTGAGTtaacaaggaaaagggtgaACATACCGAAAAGCGACCTCAAATATCGTTAGAGATTTGCAGCAGTCACCATCCTTCCAAAACTCGCCAAATACAGTAGCGGAAACCCACAATTTACTATGAGATAATGTGTTACGTATGCAGATAGTACAATCATACAGCAGTAACCAGCAATGATGATATATGGTACATACTCGTTCTTCGGTAAGTAGTAAGAGAATCGTCCTCCGACGACATTCGACGTCCGAAGGTCGTCGACGGGCGTTAGACGGCAAGTGATAAAAAACGATAATAAGCGAGTCACGAACTACAATGACAAGGCGATATGGATCGAGACTGAACACTGGTGGAAGTAGTGGAATCACGGAATCAGGAGTTAGCATCCTACTAGGGGCTGGAGGCTAAAGACTACTGATAGATAGCAGTGCTTTCTGTCCGTCGTAGACCTACCAAGCACCAAAACAAGGGATCaaaggaaggatgagaatATATTACAGGTTAACAACTGGGTTACAGGTTACAGAAGAATGCCTCGTCAGCGGGACGGGTATGATGGTATTATTATTACTATGGATGGTGAACTGTGATATAAATATAGATATTGTGttgtggtggtggatgggAGGAGGGTTAGCTACATGATGACACGGGAATGATGGTGGTATGTAGGAGCCAAATATAGCAAGGTCGTTCCCAGCATTTGAAGCTTATTACACTCCATCTACAAGGGCGAGATCAGTAGTCAGTAGAGATTAAAGAGACAAGACAAAAGGACAATGCGGATTAGCGGGGAGAAGTTTAAACGTCGCGTGGgaggcttcttcttgcttgcGAGACGTTAAATTTGGCTCGTTCGGTTAAAAGCCGATACCTTGGATGTAAATATGACATGTACCTTTTCTAAGTTCCTTAATGCGTCGCGCGTCTTTTTTGGGTCCCAGAATAATCTCCTGCACCCTTTCGTCCTTTGCAATTTGTAACTTCAGTTGCCCTGCAGACTGCAATGAAAAGCGCTCAGCGTTGTGGACTCGTCTGCGGTGCAAGGAACGACTATGGAAGTAGTGGGTATGGAATATGGAGTATGAGATACAAGCATAGCTTCTAGACAACAGGTAGAGCTGGTAACAGGTTGCAGGCAGCCAGCAGGTAACAGCTAGACTAATAATAAAGGGACGGCCCTATTTAATTTGTTTGTCGGATATGGGATATTCAGCATCAGTGATCTGCTTTGGAAGCTTTCGAACATCCTGTGTAATCACTGGAACTTTGAGAACCCTGGATTTCGGAGTagaatggatgatgatgatgtcaaAACGCAATACGCAAGCAAGGGCCGAAGAGCATAAAGCCATGAACCGTAGCTCGTAGCGGCAATAGCAGAAAGATTTGAGACtagagaaaagaaagaacaaTTATTTTTGATTAGAGGCTGAGGTTATTCATCTTTTTGATCGACTATAGTTCATGGTTCATGGACTAAATAAAGGACGGAAGGTTTTTGGCGCGCGAACATATATCCCTTTATTTTTCATTACTCCTGCCGGCCGTCTTGAGGATCTGAGCTTTAAATTACATGTTATTTGGAAGTACGTGTGGCGCGTGGTTGCTTCCGTCCAGATAATGAAAGAAGTGGAGCTAAAATGGCAAGATGGgctcgagaagaggaagtaaATGATGGCGATGCAGTGTACATGTCATAGCTATTGGACGGAAACGTTTAGACCGAAAAATAAGCATGCTGGTATCATCAGTCGTCAGCAAGCAAGTCAACGAGTTTAAGACCCCAGATCTACAACCCCATATGTCAGTGGGGAAGGTCCGGCAGAGTCGGCAAAGATGTTGGAGATTTACTCGAGATAGAAAAGACACATTCCAAATTGTCTTCATCCAGAAACCAAAAGAGatgagaggatgatgacacTTTATAAAGAAGCATAGATGACGATATGGTGTGTGCCGCGGGTGTGCCGCCGTGATACCTACAGAACTATTAAATAATATTTGTCACTGCCCGGTGAAATCATCATTATTAATCTTCTACTCTCTGTTTTGCCACCTTCGGTGGCATGGGACGTTGTTAACATCTGACGTCTGACTTGTTTGACGTTGGTTTGTGTTGTAGGAGCATTGGAAATGCGATCCGCAAGCTGTAAAAAAAATTGTCGCTACTACGTACACAGCAGACTGCAACTGAAAAGGCGAAGAAAACTGTTGACTGGCAATGGTGGTCAAGTAAGTCGCACGCAGAGAATTTTTTTCTGATCTCTGCATACGAATGCTATACTTGATTTTCGCGTTTCTTCGTACATCAACTGCCACTGTTACTCGCCACTTGTTTGGTCTTTGAGTTGGTCCTTCGTTCTGCTTCCGCATCACTTCCCTACTTCTGCTGATTGTCGCGTTTGTCGGAGGGTCGGACGTCAGGCGTTCGGATGAAAAACATGAATAAAGTCAACTGATAAATGACTTGAAAGGGCGTAACGTAACGCCTCTAAACTGGAACCTGGAACTTACCAGGAATCCGGCCAGGAAAGGAATTAGGAATCAGGAAAAATAGAACTTACTATGAAACTCGCGGCCAGAGGTGACCGCACCATTTTTTCAATTTTGCCTTTTGCCTCTGGTGTCCTTCGCTGCATGTAATCTCCCCCGCCACCCCTCATGCTAGGCACCATAAGGGCCGCTCATCCGCTCGCATGCTATATGCATCGTCGCTGCCCTGTTACATCTACTATTGAGCATGAAACCTACATGTTGaatctttcttttccttttcgacTTTCAATAGAAGAAGGGTCCCATCATACGGCTGTACTTAATTGACGACTCTCCCTTTTTATTAACCTCTTTTGACACATTGTCGCCCGCGGCCGCGCACAGTCCCATCGGTCTTCTTTCACGTCAAACCATTATTCGCTATCAATCAACACTCTTATCTCAGGCGTTGTCTACCTGCAGGCTCAAAACCTTTCGAACCAGCGCAACAAGCAATAAAGCAAGCTTGATTGCAGATTGCAGCCCACTCCGATCATCAACGAAAAAAGAAGTGGAAAAGTCCACCTGCTTACGACATATTACCCTTTCCAAAAACGCGATCGACCGCAAATTAACGAGCGACACCAACGCTTTgacctttccatctctctttcccgtGTCGATCCCAGCCCCCATGATTGTAACAGTGTGCGTCCACTAAAAATTTCTAGTTGGCTCAACAGCCATACAACAGACTATTTGCTAACTCAACATCACCGCAGTTTGTGATCGATTTTTCATATCGACGGTGATTTGACTCCTTTCAATCGCGTTGCCACCACCTCTCGTTATCCTCCCATCATTTTTATCTGCGGACGATCCATTTGATCGTACCtatcatccatcttttATCTCTTAATTCGGCCTTTTTTCCGGATTTTacaccaccgccgccatATCAAGTCTCACATCAACGGGCCGACTCTGGAGGCAGCAGAGCAGAGACAGAGGGTCAAAAGGCAGAAAATCCAAGTAGTTCGCCACCATAAGAAGGGAGAATCAGATCTTATTGATATTTGCTATTGGTGCTCGGGACTCTGTTCAGAGCGATCAAGGTGAGTCTCCCTTCTGTCGTCTGTCGTTTATCGGTTGTTCGGCTCTGGTTGGATGGTGGGTGCGCGTGTTGTGTTTGTTTATGTGTGTATGTGCTGGAAGCATGCTCAATTTTATTGATCATCACTCTGGGTGCATCAGTGATACTTGCTGTCCTTTTACACTCCGAAAGGCGAGCACCCATggcttgaagaagtcatCGGGTGTTAGAAAGTTGGGACAGCCTTTGTGCTTGTCCGAAGGGCGATAGGAAGCCGACTTCAGTATCTGATATCGAAAACGGAAGTCGACTCCACCCCAATGGAAGGCCCGTGTATTTAACGATCAATGactttcatcatcctgcGACGTCCTAGTCCTGTCTTAGTCTGACTAAAAGCGGGGGGACCATATGAGCGACACTAAACCGTGACACGGTCATGGGTCCTTGACAGCCTGGAGCAGGTACCACCGATTGACTAGCTGGGTATTTCCGGCCGTATCATCGGCTGTGCTTGTCTCTCACGACTCGTATCCGCCTGCGATTTCGATGTGCCATCGTCGCGCAGAACACCCAAAGCGGAGCGCAAGGATCGGCAGCATTAGTGGCTGTGTGGAGTGATGTGAGGAAGACAAATGGCGATTGTTCTCCACAGCCTATGACGACCGCAGCACATCTCAACATCAGTTCGTTTGGGCTCTGTCGTTTGTCTTGGTCTACTGTTCTGTATTGCTGGGTGTGACGAAAATTAAAGCACGGTCGCTGACTTAGAGTATCCATATTTACTCGAACCCTCTAATATTTTATCTGCCTCGCTACTACGCCTTTCATTTTCACTACTGTCCACTGCAATTTTTTTGCTACGATTTTTTGATAATCGCCAACATCGCCCATTGCAATCACCACTGCCTGTCTCAACAAAACTTCCTCGTGCCCTTGCCTGGTTATTGGCCAATCCCATCATCTGGTCTTATGTACGCGCCGTCGATCCTCTGGGCTGTCGTACGGATCTTGACCATCTTCGCTATCGGTACAAACTCGCGGTTGCCAATCCCTCCTTCAACGATCTTTCTCCGGTGGAAACCCACTTCCCGCGTACCTCAACGGCTGCTTCTGTTTCACCCACTCCAATCATCCTCGATCCCCTTACCGCATTGAACCTCCTTTGCGTCTTTCATTCCCCCCGGCGCGCCTCGCCCATTAACGACTCCTTTTGCATTGTAAATCGTACACCTTCGAAATATCATGTCTCCTTCGCCGCACCTCCATAATCTCTCCCCTCGGTTTTGTCCACTGCCGACTCTATTTTCTGACTATTCAGTAAGCCCAGCGTTGAAGTTCGAGCACAGAGTGCCTAGCAGCTCCCTCGGTATGGTCTCTGTGGAACAGTACAGATCTCAACGAACATCATATTACCCTCCGCCTCATTCGCCCACATACGTATCACCCACCAGTACGGCATCGCCTGTCT harbors:
- a CDS encoding hypothetical protein (Similar to gi|38107304|gb|EAA53496.1| hypothetical protein MG07773.4 [Magnaporthe grisea 70-15], FASTA scores: opt: 637, E(): 1e-33, (35.135% identity (61.892% similar) in 370 aa overlap (5-365:6-360)); HMMPfam hit to ADH_zinc_N, Zinc-binding dehydrogenase, score: 191.1, E(): 2.2e-54); its protein translation is MSSPKTMKRYVLVHRNDLSGITFEQGAPLPQIKKSTEILINIKALSLNARDLQIATNQYPAPHPIPDGIVPVSDASGEIAAVGDDVTDFKVGDRVTPIIFQGHHQDEDVTLDSMNRGIGGARNGVAAEYFVCDQSEAVKIPKSFSHQDASTLAIAYATAWSSLYSHHPRLQSGDTVLCLGTGGVSLCAAQIALISGAKVIVTSSSQSKLDRVVDLLKPLVKGNFADTIHTIDYSRIDKWDEEVRRITEGKGANFVIEIGGRGTIGKSIRSTRRGGLVAVSGYLSTYKDIPKEILEEDLAQTILYSGSYVRGVFVCNREDEKRMISALEVGNVKPVIDKVFDFENLKEAYQYMADGKHFGKICVTV